The sequence GCTCGCCGATGCGCTCGAGCAGGTCCTCGACGTCGGCGCTCGTCTCGGGACCGGCGTCCGTTCCGGACGACACTGGGTCGTCGGCGTCCGCCGATGCCGACTCGGACGGAGAACTGGGGCCAGCGGACGCATCGGCTCCCGATCGCGCCGCCTCGTCGGCACCACTGCTGGCATCGTCGTCAGTGGGAGCCGCCGAACTGGCGACGTTCTCGTCGGCCACGTCCGCTTCACCTCGCGCCTCGCCCGGCTGGTCGTCAGCCTCGTCTGCGGACGGGACACCCTGGGCGGTAGGGGTCGTGCCCTCGTCTTCGCTCATAGTCGGCCCAAAGCACAGCGATACTAAAAGGGTTGAGGTCACGCACGCAGCCACCATCGTCGCACCGTCGGCCGATACCTGATCCTCGAGCGGAGATCTCGAGCGGAAAACCACCGGACTGCGCAGCATCGACGGCACGGTGAGGGAAAGACAACTCGAAGAAACGTGCTGGGTGATAACACATAGACTAATGTAGTCGAACCTGAAGCAGACGTTCATGGCACTCGAAAAACCCGATCTGTCCGGGAGTACAGCATTCATCACGGGGACGACGCGAGGAATCGGCAAGGCGATCGCACTCGCCCTCGCCGAGCAGGGCTGTAACGTCGTTTCGACGGGCAAGACAAGTGAGAACGACGATTACGGCGAAGAACGCGATCTCGAGGGGTCGATCGAAGAGACCGCCCGGGAGGTCGAAGCCCGCGGGGCAGAGGCCCTGCCGATCCAGCTCAATATCCGCGACGAAGACCAGGTCGAGGCGGCCGCAGAGCAGGCGATTGACCACTTCGGCGAGGTCAACATCGTGATCAACAACGCGAGTGCGATCCAGCTCATTCCGACCGAACAGCTGCCGCCCAACCGGTTCGACCTGATGACCGACGTCAACGTTCGCGGGACCTACCTCGTCTGCCGGGCGTTCGCCGACCACCTGAAGTCGATCGACCGTGACTCGTGGGTGCTCACGAACGCGCCGCCGATCGAGGTCGACCGGAGTCCCGGCAGTGGCCCCTACGCGTGGTCGAAACTCGGGATGACGTTCGTAACGCTCTCACTGGCCGGCGAACTCTCGGGTCACGACGTAGGCTGTAATGCCTTCTGGCCCGTCACAGCCATCGACACGCGCGCGACGCGCCACTTCGGCCTCGGCACCGAAGACGACTGGCGAACCCCCGAGATCGTCTCCGACACTGTCCTCGAGATCCTCAACCGTGATCCCGCCGAGTTCACTGGCAACGCACTTTACGACGAGGACCTGCTCAGGGACGCCGGCCTCGAGGACTTCGCCGAGTACAACCTGACGGAGGGCGATCCAGAACCGCTCTCGGCGATGATCTCGAATCCCGACTACTCGAGGCCCGACGAAGAGTAACTCGGAGCGGTCGGGCGCTGAGCCCGTTTCTGGGGAGCCGATCCACTATCGTGGGAAAGCTTATATCTCCTTCCCACATACGTTCACCACGTGAGTAAAACAGCCGAAGCTGACGACAGGGGCCGAATCGTCATCCCACACGAGATTAGAGAAAAACACGGCGATCGATATCGAGTCGTCGAACTTGACGACCGGATCGAACTAATTCCTCTCGCTGACGACCCGATCGAAGGTCTCCGCAACGCATTTGGTGACGCCTTCGACGATCGGTCGATCCCCGAGATTAAACGAGAAGCTCGCGAAGCCGCCCGAGATGCCGCGCTACGTGACTCGAGTGAGTCGGGGCGATGATTTACGCCGATACCGATTTTTTCATCGCGCTCGTCAAGGACGACGACTGGCTCCAGGAGCGAGCGGTATCGGTCGCTCGAGAGTACGAGGGCGAAATATACACCTCTCGTGCGACGTTGCTCGAATTGCTCGTTATATCTGATCGCTTCGCGTTTGACCGTTTGGAAGCGCTCAGTCTTTCCCTTCAGATCGCGTCGATTCAGGAGGACGAGGACGTGCTTTTTCAAGCTGCGGACTACATGGAACAAGACGGTCTCACGGCGTTCGATGCGTATCACCTCGCATACGCCGACGACGATCCAGTTGTGTCGTCCGACAACGCGTTTGACGAGGTCACTGATGATCGAATCGAACTGGAAAAAGACGACAGGTCCCAAGATGAGGGAATCTGATCGGTCTCTTCGACACTGACATCGTCGTCACTGCGATCCAGTCAGTATTTGTCGATTCGTTCCCCTGTTTCTGACGTGACCGACTCGAGTCCCGACGCCGAGCCGATCGCCCTCCGTTTCGAGGAGGGGACCGTCCGGATCGACGGACTCGAGGGCGACATCGCCCGTGAAATCGCTGATGGCGTCTCCGACCTCGAGGCCGACCACCGCACCGACGGCCACCGCGTCCCGGCCCACCGGTACGCTGCGGTCCGGCGCGGCCTCCTCGAGTCAGCCGCTGTTACGCCGACGAACCTCGACGATCGCGTCTGCTCGCTCGAGTCCGTCGGCGACCTCGAGTCGACCTACGAACTGCGTTCCTACCAGCAAGCGGCCCTCGATGCGTGGCTCGAGACGGACCACTGGGCAGCTTCGAGCGCTTCGGGAAGCCAACTGGAACTCGAGGCCGCGCCCGCGGGCGTCCTCGAGTTGCCTACCGGCAGCGGGAAGACCGTGATCGCGCTGAAGGCGATCGAACGACTCGCCGTGCCCACGCTCGTCGTGGTGCCGACGATCGACCTGCTCGAGCAGTGGATCAGTGAACTCGAGGCTGAATTCGATTGCCCCATCGGCCGGTTCGGCGGCGGCGAACAGCGACTCGAGGCGATCACCGTCTCGACGTACGACTCGGCCTACCTCAAGGCCGATTCCGTCGGCGACCGGTTCGGCCTCGTCGTCTTCGACGAGGTCCACCACCTCGGTGGCGAAGGCTACCGTGAAATCGCCCGCCTGCTCGCCGCACCCGCACGACTCGGCCTGACGGCCACGTTCGAACGCCCCGACGAGGCCCACGAGGTAATCGAGCAACTGGTCGGCCCGGTCGTCCACCGCTTAGCGCCCGAGGACCTCGCCGGCAACCACCTCGCACCCTACGACGTCAAACGACTCGAGGTGTCGCTCACCCCCGAGGAACGCGAGGAGTACGACCGCAACCAGGAGGTCTTCGCGAACTATCTCGCGAAATCGAACATCTCGATGCAGAGCGGAAGCGACTACCAGAAACTCGTCATGCGCTCGGGAAACGACCCCGAGGCACGGAAGGCGCTACTCGCACGCCAGCGCGCCCGCGAAATCACCTACGGCAGTGCGAACAAACTCGAGGCCCTCGAGTCGATCCTCGACGACCACCGCGACGAACGAACGATCGTCTTCACCGCACACAACGACCTCGCCTACGAGGTCAGCGAGCGCTTTCTGATCCCGACGATCACCCACCAGACGGGCGCTGGGGAACGCCGTGAGATCCTCGAGCGCTTCCGCGAGGCGACCTACACCCGGATCGCGACCTCGAACGTGCTCGACGAGGGCGTCGACGTTCCCGACGCCTCGGTCGCGGTCGTCCTCTCGGGTAGCGGGAGCGAACGCGAGTTCACCCAGCGACTGGGGCGGATCCTCCGGCCGAACGACGACGACTCGCGGGCGATCCTCTACGAGGTCGTCGCGGCGGAAACGGGCGAAGAACGCGTCTCGAGTCGGCGACGGAACGGTGGCCGATGACCAGAGTCGACGTCGAACTGCCGACCACCGAGATCGTCACGGAGCACTCACTGGCGCGCAGTGACGCCGTCACAGGCAACCGTCTCCGTCAACAGTCGGCGACGAGTTGGTGACCTATGGAGGTCCTCGTCAGGTTACTCGGCTTGCTCGTCGTGCTCCTCGCGGGGACTGGGCTGCGCGTGACGGGGATCCTCGGCGCGAGCCGAACCGCGACGCTGAACGCCGTCGCCTACTACGTCGCGCTCCCGGCGCTCATCTTCGTCTCCACGTACGACCAGAACGTCGGCGAGTTGCTCTCGGTCGCGCTGGTCGGCGGCCTCCTCGCCGTCCTGTTTACGACCGCAGGGGTCGCCTGGCTCGTCCACCGATTACAGGGATCGAGTAACGGCCGCCAGAGCGTCGCGATCGTCCAGTCGTACCACTCGAACCTCGGCTATCTGGGGCTCCCGCTGGTGGCGGCCACCTTCGGCGCGCAGGTGACAGCCGTTGCCAGCGTGATCCTCGGAATCGTCTCGCTGGTCCAGGTGCCGATGACGGTCGTTATCCTCTCGACGTTCAACAGCGCCGACGCGGCGCTGGCAGACGAACTCCGGGGGCTGGCGCGCAACCCAGTCCTCGTCTCGCTGGTCGCCGGCCTCGCGGTCGGCTCGAGCGGGCTCCTCGTCCCCGGCTCCGTCGCGTTCGGGCTGGATATCGTCGGCTCGCTCGCGCTCCCCCTCGCACTGCTCTGTGTCGGCGCATCCTTGCGGGCAGACGTGCCGTCGATCGACTTCGGCGCGGTGGGGTCGGTCGTCGCGCTGAAGATCGTCTGCATGCCGGTCCTCGCGTGGGGGATCTTCTCCGCGCTGGCGGTCGACGCGGCGACGTTCGCGGCTGCAGTCGTCATGCTCGGCACCCCCACCGCGGTCTCGACGTACGTCTTCTCGGCCAAACTGGGCGGCGATCAGGAGTTCGCCTCGCTGAACGTCTTCGCGACGACGCTGGTCTCGATCGCGACGCTGTTCGTGTTGATCACGCTGGTGACCTGACACGGCGTGCGGCGATTCGATCGCGTCCGGACATCCCTTCGGGTACCCACCGCAGGGAACCGTCCTACTCGCCGTAGACCACCGTCGACAGCGTCGCGTTCGCGGCCTGCCGGGTATCCTGTCGACGCCACTGGACCACCACCGGCACGTTCGACTCGAGGACGACCCCGTAGTCCCGACCGAGCGGCGGCGCGTACGGGTCGATCAGGTCGTTGATCCGCACGTGGCGAACCCGTTCCGGGGCGACCGTGAGCGGATACGGGCCCGCCTCGCGGCCGTTCGCGTACTGGAGCGTCATCTCGAGGGTGGCCGCCTCGGAACCGGCGTTCAGCACGCAAAGGGTTTCGTGACTGACCAGCTCGGGTTCGGGACCGGTGCTGTCGACGGGGACGTGGCCGCCGGGGAGGACCCAGCGCGTCTCGCCGATCGGGTGCCCGTTCGCTTCTGCGGCGTCGGCCTCGTCGTCTGCGTTCGTCATGGATTGTGCACCTCCTCACGGTCTCCCGCTCCGTCACCGCCGTCTGCACCTCCCTCGCCGACCAGCAACTCCTCGAGATACGCCGAGAGAAACGTTCCCTCGGGGTCGAGTTCCCGGCGAATCTCCTGGAACCGGTCCCACTCTGGGTACTGTTCACGGAGTTCCGCGGCCCGGAGAGTGTGTTTCTTCCCCCAGTGGGGTCGGCCGTCGTACTCGTGGAACAGCCCCTCGAGGTCGTGAAAGTACGGCCAGTGGTCGAGTTCGGCGTTCTGGATCAGCGAGATGGTCATCACGTCGCGGTCGTACTCCGTCGAGAGCATGGCGTCGTCTGCGGCGACGGTCCGGACGAGCAGTCGCCAGCCCACGTCGGCCCGCCAGTTCTCGCGGACGCGGTCGCGAACGCGTTCGAAGCACTCGAGGCCGTCCTCGGCTGGGAGGGCGTACTCCATCTCGTCGAACTCGCGGCCGATGTCGTCGTGTTCGGGGATGGTCTCTTGCCACCAGCCCGTCTGGTCTTCGACCTGCGTCGCGTAGGAGAGGTCCGCGTGGTCGGTCCCGCCGCCAGGGGCGTTCAGCAGGCGGAGTTTGACCTCGTTCGACCGCGGGTACCAGTAGAAATCGAAGTTACGGTTCTCCTCGATCAGCTCGGGAAGGTGGTCTCGACACGCCTCCCAGTTCGTACAGTACTCCCGGCGCTGGACCTTGTAGGTGGTCTGCAGGTCGAGTTCGATCTCGGTGAGGATGCCGAGCGCGCCGAGTGAGACCCGGAGCGCCCGGAGGAGGTCCGGATCCTCCTCGGCACGAAATTCGCGGATCTCACCGGTGCCGGTGACCAGCCGCCCGCCGACGAGCGCACCCGAGAGGTTCTCGAACTCGGGACCGGTGCCGTGGGTCCCGGTCCCGAACGCGCCCGCGACGGTCTGCATCGAGACGTCGCCGAGGTTCGGAACGGCGAGGTTCCGGTCGTGCAGTTCCGTCCCGGCCTCCTCGAGCGTCGTCCCGGCCCGGAGGGTCGCCCGACCGGCGTCTGGGTCGTGGTCGACCACGCCCGTCATCTTCGTGAGCGAGACGACCACGTCCTCGGTCTCGACGACGGGCGTCCAGGAGTGGCCTGCGCCGGCGACGCGGACGGTGCGGCCCTCTTCGGCACATCGTCGGACGATCGCCTGCAGCTCCGACTCGTCTTCGGGCTCGAGCACTTCGTCGGGCTCGAACGAGATGCTACCAGACCAGTTGGTCCACTCCCCAACGTCTGCCTCGTCGATCGACGCTGGCGCTGAGTCCTGGTCTTCACCCACGATCACTCACCCGGGTAGGCCATCGTCGAGAGCAGGGCGTTCTCGGCCTGTCTCGAGTCGAGACGGGTGTGCTGGCAGACGACCGGAACGTCCGACTCGATCACACTCGCGAAGTCTTCGCCCGTCGGTACTTCTTCGGGCTCTTCGAACTCGTTGTACCGGAAGTGTCTGGTTCGGTTCGCGGGAACGGTCTTCTCGTAGGGGCCGACCGGCTCCCGATCGGTGAAGTAGATCGTGATCTCGAGGGTTGCATCCTCCCCGGTCGCGTTCAGCACGCAGACGCTCTCGTGGCTCTCCATCTCGGGTTCGGGCCCGGTGCTCTCCTCGGGGATGTACCCTTCCGGGATGGCCCACGTGTGTTTGCCGGTCATGGTGGTACTGGTCGACCACGGAGAGGCGGATAACGAACCGGCTTGTACCCTCAGGCGCGGTGGTGGTCGCGGCCACGGTGGCGCGCGTTGCACCGAACGGACCGTTTTTGTTCTCCCGCTGCCAACTCGAGGCGAATGCTACCGAAGGACCTGCGTCGGGTCTCGCGGGCCGGCGGGGGCTATCACCCCCAGTTCGCCGACCGCGAGCACCGCCCGCTCGCCGCTCGGGTCATCGGCACCTACCAGGGCCACGTCGGCGAGCCGCGGGCGACACTCGAGGCCGCACTGACCGACCTCGAGCGCGACCACGAGGACTTCAAGCTGGTCCGTGGGCTGGCCGCGCTGGTCGAGCGCGACGCGTCCTTCGAGACCGAGGCGGCGATCGAGCCCGAACGCGCCCGCCGTGCCGTGTTCGAAGCCGCCGAGGCCGTCGGCGTCGTCACCGAGGACGAACGCGCGATGGCCTACATCCGCGCCGGCGAGGCGGTGGGCGTCTCGCCGGATACCTTGCAGCGAGCGCTCTACGCTGATCTAGAGGAGCGTCAGGTGCTCGACCGTGTCGAGCCACGGTGGGGCCCCGAGGGATTGATCGCTCAGTACAACCTCTCGCTCGCCCAGAGCGCACTGTTCGACGCGACGGAGGTCCGGGTGCGCTCGAGTGATCCGAAGGCGCTGGTCTCGGCGGTCAAGCGACTCCGGTTGATGTACGAGATTCGGCGTCCGTCGGCCGCTTCCTCCGGTCCCGAGTCCGGTTCTGCACCCGAAGCCGACTTCGAACACGACCGAGACGCAGCCAGCGACCGCGAGGTGATCGTCACCGGCCCGACCCACCTCTTCCGTGCGAGCCGACGCTACGGCACCCGGTTCGCCCGCCTGCTCCGGACCGTCACTGCGGCCGAGGCGTGGCACCTCGAGGCGACCATCGACGACCGGGGGACCGAGCGGACGCTCGAACTCTCCCACGAAGATCCGATTCGAATCCCCGACGCCGAACCGATCACGGACGTCAGCTACGACAGCAACGTCGAGGCCGACTTCGCGGGCCGATTTTCAGCGCTCGACCTCGAGTGGGACCTCGTGCGCGAGCCCGAGCCGCTTGCGACCGGAACCCGGGTGATGATCCCGGACTTCGCGTTCGATTACAGGCACAGTGACTTCCGCGTCTACTTCGAGATCATGGGCTTCTGGACGCCCGAGTACGTCGAGAAGAAGTTATCACAATTACAGGACCTCGAGGACGTCGAACTCGTCGTTGCCGTCGACGAGTCGCTGGGCGTCGGCGAGGAAATCGCCGCGCGCGACCACCGCGCGATCACCTATACCGGGTCGGTTCGGCTCAAGGACGTCGCGAGCGTGCTCCGGGAGTACGAACGCCAGCTCGTCGCCGACCAGGCCGCGGCGCTGCCAGAAGAACTGCGCCCCGGCGAGGACGCGATCACGCTCGAGACCCTCGCCGACCGCCACGGCGTCGGCGTGGACGCCCTCGACGACGTCGCTTTTCCGGAGCACGAGCGCGTCGGGCGGGCGCTCGTGCGGCCGTCAACGCTCGAGGACCTCGACCGGGAGATCGAGCCCGGACTCAGCCTCTCCGAGGTCGAGACAGTACTCGAGGCGCACGGACTCGAGGACGCCAGCGCGGTGCTCGCAGAACTGGGCTATCGGGTCGAGTGGGAGGGGTTAGTCGGCGGAACCGTGGTCGAGCGGTGACAACTCGAACTTCGGCAGCGATTCAGTCATCGTCGCCCGTCAGACTCCCCCGCTCGTGCATCATCGCCGTCCCGCGCTCGAGCCAGCCCTTCCGGAGGTAGACTGCGCCGACGAACAGGTTTCGCCAGAGCCAGTCGGCGACGATGGCGACGTAGGCAGCGACGACCCCGTACTCGAGCTGGACGCCGAAGACGTAGGTGATCCCGAGCAGGAAGAACACGGCACCGGTGACTTTGGCGTAAAACGGTGGGCGGGTCTCGCTGCCGCCGCGGAGCGAGCCCGCGAGGACGACGTACAGCGCGATGAGGACGGTCGCGATGGCGTAGGCGCGGGCGAAGTCGGTCGCGTAGGCGATCGTGGCCGGGTCGCGCGTGAACACGAGGACGACCCACTCGGCGGTGGCGAAGATGCCGGCCCCGAGCGCGCCGACGGTGAGGACCGCGATCCCTGCCGCCGCGAGCCCGTTGAAGTACGCCTCCTCGGGGTCGCCGCGGCCGAGTGACTGCCCGCAGATGATGTTGGCGGCGGTGCCGTACCCTCTCGAGAGCGGCGAGGACAGTTGCTGGTAGACCCGGCGACCGATGTGGTAGGCCGCGTTGACCTCGGTGCCGAATGTGAGCAGGATGGCGTTGAACGGGAACTCGGCGATCAGTTCGGTGATCCCCTCGGCGATTCTGGGGGCACTGATGACCAGCAGTTGCCTGGCGACGACGAGTTTGGTGGGGCGAACGAACGAGAGGTCGCTAACCGAGCTGTGGATGATCAGGAGGAACGTCAGCGCTGCAAGCGTATCGCCGACCGCCGTCGCGAGTGCGATGCCGACGATCGACAGTTCCGGGAACGGGCCGAGTCCGAACGCCAGCGTCACGGTGAGGACGATGTTGATCGCGTTCGCTCCCGCGTTGACGTACATCGGGGTGCGGGTATCGCCGGTCCCCTGAATCGACCGGGCGGCGATCATCGTCACGTGGAACGCCGGCGCGGTGACCATGATGATCGCGAGGTAGAGCCCGCCGAGTCTGACGGTCTCGGCCTCCGCACCGAGGATGCCGATCGCCCAGTAGCTCCCGACGAGTCCGAACAGGACGAACGGGAGCCCGGCCAGAATCCCGAGCCCGAGCGCCTGCGTGACGGCCTCGTTCCGGTTCGCGACCTGCCCGCTCCCCGTGTCCTGACTCGAAAGGGCGATCGCGCCGTCGCCGACGCCCAGCCCGAACCACAGCGGGAGCCGGCCGTAGATGTCCGCGAGGCCGACCGCCGCGACGGCCGCCGGTGAGAAGAACCCGGCGACGACGAGGTCGGTGGTCCGCATCAGCGTCCGCAGGACCTGCTCGGCCATCACGGGCCAGGAGAGGTCGAACACGCGTCTCCAGACCGCGAACACGCGAGCCTGCAGCGCGGAATCGATACCGAGGGGCACACACGAGTTTCGCGTCACCGGCCTATGTAACCTGAGAAAGCGGAGGGTCGATCCGGCTGCACGCCCGCCCACGGCACGCGCACGTCCAACCCTTATTCCGACCGCCGGTGTGGGACTCCTCGAACATGTCTCTGACGACGACGTCTGCTCGCGGGCACCTCGCGGGAACCTACCCCTACGTTCGGGTCGGCGACGGACCGAAGACGCTGCTCGTGATCCCCGGAATCGGTGACGCGATGTTCGACGGCGAGTACGGCCGCGCAGGCGAACTCCTCGCGCGCCGCCAGTTCGAACGGTTCGCAGACGACTACACCGTCTTCCTCGTGAGCCGACCCCGTGGCCTCGACGAGGACGACTCCATCGAATCGATGGCCGAGGACTACGCGCGCGTTCTCGAGTCGTGGGTGGGCCCCGCGTCCGTCCTCGGGCTCTCGATGGGTGGACTGATCGCACAGGAACTGGCCCGCAAACGCCCCTCCATGGTCGACAAACTCGTCGTCGGCGTCTCGGGGTGTCGCGTGGCCGCGGATAGCCAGCCGCTGCTCCGTCGCCTGCACGGACTCGCGCTCGGCGAAGAGTGGGTCGAAATCCGGTCGGAACTGCTCGAGGCGATGCACACCGGGGTGCGGCGGAAACTCTTCCCGCTCGCCTCCCGGACGGTTGGTCGGCTCCGGCCGCCGACCCCGGCAGAGCCCCGGGACGTCGTCGTCTCGTTCGAGGCCGTCCGCGAGTACGACGGGACGGACCGCCTCGGTGGCATCGAACCCCGAACGCTCGTCATCGGGGCCGACGAGGACCCCTTCTTCCCCGAGTCGATCCTTCGGGAGACCCACGCCGGGCTCCCCGACTCGCAACTCGCACTCTTTACCGGCGCTCGTCACGGCGTCTTCCTCGAGCGCAAAGACGGGTTCGACACCTCTGTCAAACGGTTCCTCGAGCGCGAAACGGCGCGCGTGAGACAGCAGCCAGGGCCGAGGTGACCGCTCTCGCGTCCACGGCCGTCTGGCGTGAGCGTGCGTGTGTCCGATCCAGAGAAACAGCGTTACAGGTCCCGCTGGCGGCCCTTCGGAACCATCGACCGCAGTTCGCCGTGGACGTACAACCCGATCCCGAGCGGGGCGCGTTCGCCAGCGAGGGAGTGAGCGGCGATCAGGTAGCCCCAGTCGCCGTCCCACTCGAGTTCTTGATCCTCGCCGTCGGCGAACCGTTCGGCCTGCTCGCGCTCGAGGTCGATCACGCACCCGGTCGCGTGGTGGCCAACGCGCTGGACGAAGTCCGTCGTGGGCTTCCAGTGTTCCTGCCGGGTCCGCAGGCAGGTCATCCCCAGCGACTCGACCTCGAGCGGGGTGGGAGCCTCACCTGCGTAGATCCAGATCTTGCCGGCGCCTTTCTCCCAGAACGTGTAGTCGTCGAAGGTCTCGGGCGGGATACCGAACCGATCCGCGAAGTAGTCGACGACCTCCTCGCGGCTGACGCGACCCTCGACCGTACGGTCGGCGGGCGTCTCGGGCAGCCGATCGAACCGCTGGCCGATGTTTTGCTCGTCACCAGCCTCCCCGTCTCCAGCCATCAGGCGGTCACCTCCAGTTTCGCGACGAAGAACCCGCCGGTGTCGTTCTGGTGGGGATAGATCCGGATCGCGTCCTCGAGACTCGCGTCGAAGGCCCGGTCCTGCCACTCGGTGAGGCCGGGGTCGTGCTCGAGGCCGACCTCGAAGTCGACGACACGGCAGTCTTCCTCCTCCAGGGCGTGC is a genomic window of Natrarchaeobaculum aegyptiacum containing:
- a CDS encoding SDR family oxidoreductase — translated: MALEKPDLSGSTAFITGTTRGIGKAIALALAEQGCNVVSTGKTSENDDYGEERDLEGSIEETAREVEARGAEALPIQLNIRDEDQVEAAAEQAIDHFGEVNIVINNASAIQLIPTEQLPPNRFDLMTDVNVRGTYLVCRAFADHLKSIDRDSWVLTNAPPIEVDRSPGSGPYAWSKLGMTFVTLSLAGELSGHDVGCNAFWPVTAIDTRATRHFGLGTEDDWRTPEIVSDTVLEILNRDPAEFTGNALYDEDLLRDAGLEDFAEYNLTEGDPEPLSAMISNPDYSRPDEE
- a CDS encoding AbrB/MazE/SpoVT family DNA-binding domain-containing protein: MSKTAEADDRGRIVIPHEIREKHGDRYRVVELDDRIELIPLADDPIEGLRNAFGDAFDDRSIPEIKREAREAARDAALRDSSESGR
- a CDS encoding type II toxin-antitoxin system VapC family toxin: MIYADTDFFIALVKDDDWLQERAVSVAREYEGEIYTSRATLLELLVISDRFAFDRLEALSLSLQIASIQEDEDVLFQAADYMEQDGLTAFDAYHLAYADDDPVVSSDNAFDEVTDDRIELEKDDRSQDEGI
- a CDS encoding DEAD/DEAH box helicase family protein — protein: MTDSSPDAEPIALRFEEGTVRIDGLEGDIAREIADGVSDLEADHRTDGHRVPAHRYAAVRRGLLESAAVTPTNLDDRVCSLESVGDLESTYELRSYQQAALDAWLETDHWAASSASGSQLELEAAPAGVLELPTGSGKTVIALKAIERLAVPTLVVVPTIDLLEQWISELEAEFDCPIGRFGGGEQRLEAITVSTYDSAYLKADSVGDRFGLVVFDEVHHLGGEGYREIARLLAAPARLGLTATFERPDEAHEVIEQLVGPVVHRLAPEDLAGNHLAPYDVKRLEVSLTPEEREEYDRNQEVFANYLAKSNISMQSGSDYQKLVMRSGNDPEARKALLARQRAREITYGSANKLEALESILDDHRDERTIVFTAHNDLAYEVSERFLIPTITHQTGAGERREILERFREATYTRIATSNVLDEGVDVPDASVAVVLSGSGSEREFTQRLGRILRPNDDDSRAILYEVVAAETGEERVSSRRRNGGR
- a CDS encoding AEC family transporter, giving the protein MEVLVRLLGLLVVLLAGTGLRVTGILGASRTATLNAVAYYVALPALIFVSTYDQNVGELLSVALVGGLLAVLFTTAGVAWLVHRLQGSSNGRQSVAIVQSYHSNLGYLGLPLVAATFGAQVTAVASVILGIVSLVQVPMTVVILSTFNSADAALADELRGLARNPVLVSLVAGLAVGSSGLLVPGSVAFGLDIVGSLALPLALLCVGASLRADVPSIDFGAVGSVVALKIVCMPVLAWGIFSALAVDAATFAAAVVMLGTPTAVSTYVFSAKLGGDQEFASLNVFATTLVSIATLFVLITLVT
- a CDS encoding sensory rhodopsin transducer produces the protein MTNADDEADAAEANGHPIGETRWVLPGGHVPVDSTGPEPELVSHETLCVLNAGSEAATLEMTLQYANGREAGPYPLTVAPERVRHVRINDLIDPYAPPLGRDYGVVLESNVPVVVQWRRQDTRQAANATLSTVVYGE
- a CDS encoding D-arabinono-1,4-lactone oxidase, encoding MGEDQDSAPASIDEADVGEWTNWSGSISFEPDEVLEPEDESELQAIVRRCAEEGRTVRVAGAGHSWTPVVETEDVVVSLTKMTGVVDHDPDAGRATLRAGTTLEEAGTELHDRNLAVPNLGDVSMQTVAGAFGTGTHGTGPEFENLSGALVGGRLVTGTGEIREFRAEEDPDLLRALRVSLGALGILTEIELDLQTTYKVQRREYCTNWEACRDHLPELIEENRNFDFYWYPRSNEVKLRLLNAPGGGTDHADLSYATQVEDQTGWWQETIPEHDDIGREFDEMEYALPAEDGLECFERVRDRVRENWRADVGWRLLVRTVAADDAMLSTEYDRDVMTISLIQNAELDHWPYFHDLEGLFHEYDGRPHWGKKHTLRAAELREQYPEWDRFQEIRRELDPEGTFLSAYLEELLVGEGGADGGDGAGDREEVHNP
- a CDS encoding sensory rhodopsin transducer encodes the protein MTGKHTWAIPEGYIPEESTGPEPEMESHESVCVLNATGEDATLEITIYFTDREPVGPYEKTVPANRTRHFRYNEFEEPEEVPTGEDFASVIESDVPVVCQHTRLDSRQAENALLSTMAYPGE
- a CDS encoding DUF790 family protein yields the protein MLPKDLRRVSRAGGGYHPQFADREHRPLAARVIGTYQGHVGEPRATLEAALTDLERDHEDFKLVRGLAALVERDASFETEAAIEPERARRAVFEAAEAVGVVTEDERAMAYIRAGEAVGVSPDTLQRALYADLEERQVLDRVEPRWGPEGLIAQYNLSLAQSALFDATEVRVRSSDPKALVSAVKRLRLMYEIRRPSAASSGPESGSAPEADFEHDRDAASDREVIVTGPTHLFRASRRYGTRFARLLRTVTAAEAWHLEATIDDRGTERTLELSHEDPIRIPDAEPITDVSYDSNVEADFAGRFSALDLEWDLVREPEPLATGTRVMIPDFAFDYRHSDFRVYFEIMGFWTPEYVEKKLSQLQDLEDVELVVAVDESLGVGEEIAARDHRAITYTGSVRLKDVASVLREYERQLVADQAAALPEELRPGEDAITLETLADRHGVGVDALDDVAFPEHERVGRALVRPSTLEDLDREIEPGLSLSEVETVLEAHGLEDASAVLAELGYRVEWEGLVGGTVVER
- a CDS encoding MATE family efflux transporter, with the protein product MAEQVLRTLMRTTDLVVAGFFSPAAVAAVGLADIYGRLPLWFGLGVGDGAIALSSQDTGSGQVANRNEAVTQALGLGILAGLPFVLFGLVGSYWAIGILGAEAETVRLGGLYLAIIMVTAPAFHVTMIAARSIQGTGDTRTPMYVNAGANAINIVLTVTLAFGLGPFPELSIVGIALATAVGDTLAALTFLLIIHSSVSDLSFVRPTKLVVARQLLVISAPRIAEGITELIAEFPFNAILLTFGTEVNAAYHIGRRVYQQLSSPLSRGYGTAANIICGQSLGRGDPEEAYFNGLAAAGIAVLTVGALGAGIFATAEWVVLVFTRDPATIAYATDFARAYAIATVLIALYVVLAGSLRGGSETRPPFYAKVTGAVFFLLGITYVFGVQLEYGVVAAYVAIVADWLWRNLFVGAVYLRKGWLERGTAMMHERGSLTGDDD
- a CDS encoding alpha/beta fold hydrolase, translating into MSLTTTSARGHLAGTYPYVRVGDGPKTLLVIPGIGDAMFDGEYGRAGELLARRQFERFADDYTVFLVSRPRGLDEDDSIESMAEDYARVLESWVGPASVLGLSMGGLIAQELARKRPSMVDKLVVGVSGCRVAADSQPLLRRLHGLALGEEWVEIRSELLEAMHTGVRRKLFPLASRTVGRLRPPTPAEPRDVVVSFEAVREYDGTDRLGGIEPRTLVIGADEDPFFPESILRETHAGLPDSQLALFTGARHGVFLERKDGFDTSVKRFLERETARVRQQPGPR
- a CDS encoding DUF7122 family protein translates to MAGDGEAGDEQNIGQRFDRLPETPADRTVEGRVSREEVVDYFADRFGIPPETFDDYTFWEKGAGKIWIYAGEAPTPLEVESLGMTCLRTRQEHWKPTTDFVQRVGHHATGCVIDLEREQAERFADGEDQELEWDGDWGYLIAAHSLAGERAPLGIGLYVHGELRSMVPKGRQRDL